Genomic window (Candidatus Dormiibacterota bacterium):
GAGTCGCCCCGGTGGGGGCCGCCCCGGCGCACCAGCTGGCTCATGCTCATGTCGGCGAGGATCGGCGCCACCACCAGGTTGACGGCGACGGCGAGCTCGCCCCAGTCGTCGGTGCTGAGCATCAGCCGCTCGGCGAGGGCGCGGATCGGCTGGTAGATCGGATCGTGGAGCCAGCGCTCCTTGGCGCCCGCGTCCTCGAAGCCCTCGACGCTCTCCTCGAGCGCCATCAGGTACAGCACCGCCGCCTGGGCGTGGCGCATGTGATCGAAGCCCTGGAAGCAGAGCACGTTGCCGAGGGTGTCGGAGAGGGCCTCGCGCGAGCCCACCGCGAAGGCGCGGAAGAGCGCGTACTCGAAGAAGGACCAGATCCGGTAGTGCCCGGCGACGACGTCCTGCAGCCAGGCGGCGTCGACGTCCGCGAACGCGCCGGCGCTGGCGGCGTCCTCGGTGGCCCGCTCGATCGACCGCTCCTGCTCGGCCTGCATCCGCACGTAGGTGCGCTGCCACTGCTGCGCCGGGTCGCGGAAGTCCCACCAGTGGGGATGCACCAGGCGGGTCGACTCCTTCCGCCACGCGGTGCGGTGCTCGGGACCGGGGCCGAGGGTGAACCAGCCCTCGATGTCGAACGCGTCCGGACCCGGCTGGGTGTAGCAGGTGACCGCCTCGTACTCGGAGAGGCGGCGCTTGC
Coding sequences:
- a CDS encoding monooxygenase, with amino-acid sequence MSTGPGAAFGKQPRDHVYITPRKRRLSEYEAVTCYTQPGPDAFDIEGWFTLGPGPEHRTAWRKESTRLVHPHWWDFRDPAQQWQRTYVRMQAEQERSIERATEDAASAGAFADVDAAWLQDVVAGHYRIWSFFEYALFRAFAVGSREALSDTLGNVLCFQGFDHMRHAQAAVLYLMALEESVEGFEDAGAKERWLHDPIYQPIRALAERLMLSTDDWGELAVAVNLVVAPILADMSMSQLVRRGGPHRGDSVTPFIVSTTERDRRRNLAYTEELVRMVTAEPVEGHAANRDTIVEWIDAWTPPVLEATRALRPVFDRARIDVVTFDDALAGVLQGQRELLEALGLSPAPVAGGGGVPRT